The Humulus lupulus chromosome 4, drHumLupu1.1, whole genome shotgun sequence genome has a window encoding:
- the LOC133832398 gene encoding probable receptor-like serine/threonine-protein kinase At5g57670: MVKKIVGVVGTESFQRPIWKCFSFEEICEGTDGFSSDNLVGKGGYVEVYKGVLRNGDEIAVKRLTKTALDERKEKEFFTEIGTIGHVHHRNVLSLLCCCIESGLYLIFQFSSIGYVASLLYGKI, encoded by the exons ATGGTGAAGAAGATTGTTGGAGTTGTAGGAACCGAGTCTTTTCAGAGACCCATTTGGAAATGCTTCTCTTTTGAAGAAATCTGTGAGGGCACCGATGGTTTCAGCTCAG ATAATTTGGTTGGAAAAGGAGGCTACGTAGAGGTATATAAAGGAGTTTTGAGAAATGGAGACGAAATAGCTGTGAAAAGGCTCACGAAAACAGCTTTGGAtgagagaaaagagaaagagttTTTTACTGAGATTGGAACCATTGGCCATGTCCACCATAGAAACGTTTTATCACTCCTTTGTTGTTGTATTGAAAGTGGTCTTTACCTCATTTTCCAATTCTCTTCCATAGGCTATGTTGCTTCTCTTCTCTATGGTAAGATTTAA